AACCCTCAGGGAAAGCGGAATTGACTATGTGATTGTTGATGACTATCACTTTATGAGTGCTGGACTCAGCAAGGAAGAGCTTTACTGGCCGTACTATACAGAAGATGACGGGGAAGTTATAGCGGTGTTCCCGATTGACGAAAAGCTCAGATATTTAATTCCCTTCCGTCCCGTTGAGAAAACAATCGAGTACTTGGAAAGCTTAGCTGATAGTGACCCTTCAAAGGTCGCTGTCTTTCATGACGATGGTGAAAAATTTGGAGTTTGGCCCGGGACTTATGAGTGGGTTTATCAAAGAGGCTGGCTTAGGAAGTTCTTTGATGCCATTACAAGTAACGAAAAAATAAACCTCATGCTCTATTCCGAGTATCTATCAAAGTTTACTCCGAGAGGATTGGTTTATCTGCCAATAGCTTCTTACTTCGAGATGAGCGAGTGGTCACTTCCAGCAAAGCAGGCAAAGCTCTTCGTTGAGTTCGTTGAAACGCTGAAAGAAAGGGGGGAGTTTGAAAAGTATAGAGTATTCGTTAGAGGTGGCATCTGGAAGAACTTCTTCTACAAGTATCCAGAGGGCAATTTCATGCACAAGAGAATGCTCTACGTCAGTAAACTAGTTAGAAACATCCCAGAGGCAAGAAAATACATACTCAAGGCTCAGTGCAACGATGCTTACTGGCACGGCGTCTTTGGCGGAATCTATCTGCCTCACTTGAGGAGAGCAGTTTGGGAGAACATAATAAGAGCACAGAGTTTCGTTTCAATTGGAAATAAAGTTTTTGATGTTGATTTTGATGGGAGAAATGAAATTATGCTTGAAAATGACAGCTTCATCGCAACTATTAAGCCACACTATGGTGGTTCAATTTTTGAGCTGAGCTCAAAGAAAAAAGCAGTTAACTATAACGATGTTTTAGCAAGGAGATGGGAGCACTATCACGAAGTTTCCGAAGCGGCAACTCCAGAAGAAGAGGAGAATGAAGAGGGCGTTGCGAGCATTCATGAACTTGGTAAGGAAATTCCCGAGAAGATTAAGCGAGAATTGGCTTATGATTGGCAGCTTAGGGCTATTTTGCAAGATCACTTCATACCAACCACAGAGACCCTTGACACTTACCGCCTGGTCAAATATCACGAATTAGGGGATTTTGTTAACCAGCCCTATGAATTTGAGCTTTATGACAGCGGAGTAAAGCTTTGGCGCAATGGGGGAATTTATGCTGAGAAAAAAGTTCCAGCAAAAGTTGAGAAAAGAATTGAGCTTGCAAATGACGGCTTCCTTGCAAAATACAAGGTTTCACTTGGTGAACCTTACAAAGCTCTCTTCGGAGTTGAAATAAATTTAGCTGTTCACAGCGTCATGGAGAGTCCAGAAGAGTTTGAAGCCGATAGAATACTTGTGAACGACACATATAGCATTGGAAAAGTTGAGATAAGTCTAGACAGAAGAGTTAGAGTCTGGAAGTTCCCAATTAAGACGCTCTCACAGTCAGAGAGTGGCTGGGACTTCATTCAGCAAGGAGTAAGCTATACCCTGCTGTTCCCAATAGAGAAGGAGCTTGAATTTGAGATTAGGTTTAAGGAGCTCTGATTTTTAAAATTTTTAAATTTTAAAACCGAGGATAAATTGCCGA
This DNA window, taken from Thermococcus sp. M39, encodes the following:
- the jtg gene encoding 4-alpha-glucanotransferase, whose translation is MINFIFGIHNHQPLGNFGWVFEDAYNKSYRPFMEILEEFPSMKVAVHFSGSLLEWINENHPEYIDLLRKLVKRGQLEIVVAGFYEPVLAAIPKEDRIEQIKLLKEFAKKLGYDAKGVWLTERVWQPELVKTLRESGIDYVIVDDYHFMSAGLSKEELYWPYYTEDDGEVIAVFPIDEKLRYLIPFRPVEKTIEYLESLADSDPSKVAVFHDDGEKFGVWPGTYEWVYQRGWLRKFFDAITSNEKINLMLYSEYLSKFTPRGLVYLPIASYFEMSEWSLPAKQAKLFVEFVETLKERGEFEKYRVFVRGGIWKNFFYKYPEGNFMHKRMLYVSKLVRNIPEARKYILKAQCNDAYWHGVFGGIYLPHLRRAVWENIIRAQSFVSIGNKVFDVDFDGRNEIMLENDSFIATIKPHYGGSIFELSSKKKAVNYNDVLARRWEHYHEVSEAATPEEEENEEGVASIHELGKEIPEKIKRELAYDWQLRAILQDHFIPTTETLDTYRLVKYHELGDFVNQPYEFELYDSGVKLWRNGGIYAEKKVPAKVEKRIELANDGFLAKYKVSLGEPYKALFGVEINLAVHSVMESPEEFEADRILVNDTYSIGKVEISLDRRVRVWKFPIKTLSQSESGWDFIQQGVSYTLLFPIEKELEFEIRFKEL